Proteins co-encoded in one Nonomuraea helvata genomic window:
- a CDS encoding type II toxin-antitoxin system RelE/ParE family toxin has protein sequence MRPGFSGTSEVRILFIFDPLRNAVLLIAGDKSGQWSQWYRQAIPLAEQWYEAYLKELP, from the coding sequence TTGCGACCCGGGTTCAGCGGAACCAGCGAAGTACGGATCCTGTTCATCTTCGATCCCCTCCGCAATGCGGTCCTGCTGATTGCGGGCGACAAGTCCGGACAATGGAGCCAGTGGTACCGGCAAGCCATCCCGCTGGCTGAGCAGTGGTATGAGGCGTATCTGAAGGAGTTGCCATGA
- a CDS encoding NADP-dependent isocitrate dehydrogenase, with product MPKIKVEGPVVELDGDEMTRIIWQFIKDQLILPYLDVDLKYYDLGIEHRDATDDQVTIDAANAIKKYGVGVKCATITPDEARVEEFGLKKMWKSPNGTIRNILGGVIFREPIIMSNVPRLVPGWTKPIVVGRHAFGDQYRATDLKIPGEGTLTLTFTPKDGSEPIELDVYDFPGSGIAMAMYNLDESIRDFARASMRYGLARNYPVYLSTKNTILKAYDGRFKDIFAEVFETEFKADFEKAGLTYEHRLIDDMVAAALKWEGGYVWAAKNYDGDVQSDTVAQGFGSLGLMTSVLMTPDGRTVEAEAAHGTVTRHYREHQKGNPTSTNPIASIFAWTRGLAHRGKLDNTPAVTEFANKLEEVCVETVEGGQMTKDLALLVGGDAKWLTTQDFLAALDENLKKKMSA from the coding sequence ATGCCCAAGATCAAGGTGGAGGGTCCGGTCGTCGAGCTTGACGGCGACGAGATGACCCGGATCATCTGGCAATTCATCAAGGACCAGCTGATCCTTCCCTACCTCGACGTCGACCTGAAGTACTACGACCTCGGCATCGAGCACCGGGACGCGACGGACGACCAGGTCACCATCGACGCCGCCAACGCCATCAAGAAGTACGGCGTCGGTGTGAAATGCGCCACCATCACCCCGGACGAGGCGCGGGTCGAGGAGTTCGGTCTCAAGAAGATGTGGAAGTCCCCCAACGGGACCATCCGCAACATCCTCGGCGGCGTGATCTTCCGTGAGCCGATCATCATGTCCAACGTGCCGCGCCTCGTGCCCGGCTGGACCAAGCCGATCGTCGTCGGCCGTCACGCGTTCGGCGACCAGTACCGCGCCACCGACCTGAAGATCCCGGGCGAGGGCACGCTGACCCTGACGTTCACGCCGAAGGACGGCTCCGAGCCGATCGAGCTCGACGTGTACGACTTCCCCGGCAGCGGCATCGCGATGGCGATGTACAACCTGGACGAGTCGATCCGCGACTTCGCCCGCGCCTCGATGCGCTACGGCCTGGCCCGCAACTACCCGGTCTACCTCTCCACGAAGAACACGATCCTCAAGGCCTACGACGGCCGCTTCAAGGACATCTTCGCCGAGGTCTTCGAGACCGAGTTCAAGGCCGACTTCGAGAAGGCCGGTCTCACGTACGAGCACCGCCTCATCGACGACATGGTCGCCGCGGCGCTGAAGTGGGAGGGCGGCTACGTCTGGGCCGCGAAGAACTACGACGGCGACGTGCAGTCCGACACGGTGGCCCAGGGCTTCGGCTCGCTCGGCCTGATGACCTCGGTCCTGATGACCCCCGACGGCCGGACCGTCGAGGCCGAGGCCGCGCACGGCACCGTGACCCGCCACTACCGCGAGCACCAGAAGGGCAACCCCACCTCCACCAACCCGATCGCCTCGATCTTCGCGTGGACGCGCGGCCTTGCCCACCGCGGCAAGCTCGACAACACCCCCGCCGTGACCGAGTTCGCGAACAAGCTGGAGGAGGTCTGCGTCGAGACCGTCGAGGGCGGCCAGATGACCAAGGACCTGGCGCTCCTGGTCGGCGGCGACGCCAAGTGGCTCACCACCCAGGACTTCCTGGCGGCGCTGGACGAGAACCTCAAGAAGAAGATGTCTGCCTGA
- a CDS encoding DUF3017 domain-containing protein: MSDHRTERDSWGPYPLILAGAVIGVLVILLVDLNWGGFVLGGVIMLAAALRFAGYGGPLSVRSKRIDVITLAGFGFVLVLTSLLLYNNELKALILSLFAR, encoded by the coding sequence ATCATCGGACTGAGCGCGACAGCTGGGGACCGTACCCGTTGATACTGGCGGGTGCGGTCATCGGCGTGCTCGTGATCCTTCTCGTGGACCTGAACTGGGGCGGGTTCGTGCTGGGCGGCGTGATCATGTTGGCCGCCGCCCTCCGCTTCGCCGGCTACGGCGGGCCGCTGTCGGTGCGCAGCAAGAGGATCGACGTCATCACCCTTGCCGGGTTCGGGTTCGTGTTGGTCCTGACGTCACTCTTGCTTTACAACAACGAGCTCAAGGCGCTGATCCTGTCCCTTTTCGCCCGTTGA